AGACACATTCAATTTACAAATGGCTATGCCTGCTTTTATGTtcaaaataaggtggatagtgTTCGCTGTAAGCTGGTCCTGCAGCACATTATCAGAGTCCCTCCAAAACCCTTTACCTCCACAGCTGCAGCATcagcatatcttacatgctcATAGCAGTGTGTCTGTACCTATTGGCAGTAGGAAGTCCATACATattctgcagcagcagcagcgtgcTTAGTAGATCTAGTCAGctaagaccaaatacattaacattgttaTATCCATTAACTGTTCCTAGAGTTGTCATGATTTAAAAGCTGGTATACAAATactatatatacaaatatacaaatacttttgttttaaattttcaggCACAGGATGAAACTATCGACAGGAATTCCATATATGCTAATGTCCTCACTGTGACCAACCAGGACAACAAGATCTCTGATGATTATAGTGTGTATGAGTTGATGACTCAGTTCGACCACAATACAGTGAAAGACTCAACTGAAGAAGACAACAATGAAAAAGGTTCAGATGTAGTATATGCTCAGGTCCACGTGatactcaaaaaaacaaaagccaTCAGTGATAAGTGTTGTGCCTGAGGACTTTTATGCTCAGgtgaaaaaataatgttttatatctcacagcaaaaaaaaacataaaaaaatgtttattaaaaaatgtatttttatgatatctctttataaaaaataaaacagctaattttttattttattttttaaatgaaacagctacaattacaaaaatgagacaaaacaaaacaattatgcTTGCTTTCAAATGTAAACTAGAATTATTGTTTCTAGTAACAATCTGAAATGATTTGTATATTAGATTTCTGTATGCTTATATATTGTTACCTGTCTTCtaatgtgaaaaaatatattattcttTCAGCTTTATATTTtctgatgaataatgaattttttattaaaaaataatgagtgactgcatttctttttttgatttgttttttaaataataatgcctatttttctgttattttgttgCAAAAATGTACATGCaacattttaacttttaaaaaatgtctctACAATAttccaaaataaattaataataaaagggcAGTACTGATTTGCGGTTGATTTATACATTTGTATAACTGAACGAGGTTTGAGGACTAGGAAACATTTGCGCAGCACACTTGAGAGTCACTACCTTATCACAGTTGTCTTTTGTGAAATGAATTAAGGTAACTGGTTCATAAGGGAAAAGAGTAGCCACAAGGTCAAGTTAGGAATAAATAATGACtggaatttcattttttgtgttgaactattcctttacaGTCACATATGTTCTATTGTTGTGGCGATATGACTATAACTAAATTTTGGCATGTCTTCAGGCCAGAGCACTTATCAAACGTGAAGTTTGAGGCAGATTGGACATCATATGCTCAAGTTACAACAACTTTCTATTTCACGATGATATGAGTATGCTTTAACACTCAGCTGTTTTAgaatgtttctagcatgtttagTACTCAATTGCATATTTTAGTATGTTGCTAGTAGTGCattgcagtattaaacatgtcacttcctgttgccagtgGGTGGCGCTATTACTGTAaatgaatattgccatgtagatgtgtTCAGTGCAGGACTCTGGATGCTGAAATTCAAGTGATAGGGAATAAACACAGCTTACAGTTATTTAGCTCCATCACATGAGGcatgttaattaattatttttatttcaaaaagtaacatattaatacatatttttaccTTGCATGTACAACTCAGAAAATTGCTTCACTGATTCATACATAATGTATTTGTATATGTCAATTTGTGCTGCAGGTCTCTTCTTGGCCACTAATATTCAGTTAATGATCTGATTACGTAAAATACCACAACTTCGCATTTAAATTCAGTTTCACTCTTGtagtatttaattataattcaaGACAGGGTGGACCCATGATTGCTGGCTGTGTTGAAAGAGTTTGTGCTTCTGTTTTAGTATTTGGTAAATTTAGCCTTGCTTTAATTGTATAATGGTGTAGTTCTGGGGGTTTTGCAGCACGGTAGCTACAGAAAAATAAGCACAGAAGTCTCTCTGTCGTGAGTGCTATAGATTCTGCCATAATAAAGACCTATAGATGTGGTCAGTGCTATACTGTACATTTGAATTTTGAAGAGTACACTTATGAATAGcaaaatgacattaaatttcattaaattaatttgGTTTTCCATCATTTCTATGCTCacagttcatatttttattgtttttattattattttaatgttcacATTTTTCAGAAGACTCTGGTTCATATCTGTATAATTACTAATATGATCAAAATTTTGCTAAAATATTTAgtgatttttataaagtaaacataACATTTACAGGACTGAAGCTTAGGTTTACTTGATCAtctatacataattattattaaatcaatTCTGatgatcaaatatgatacatcaGGCATTTGaggaacaaaataaaaactacagatttttgatcataaaactaagcatttaaatatctttttcAGACATTATTGAGAGATACAGAGTGACAACTGATATTTTTCTGCATTATATGTAGTCTGTTGCAATCTTAAAGGGGGGGTATAATGCTATTTCCtgtattctgacttatttacactgttaaagagttggattctcatgctaaacatggccaaagtttcaaaacacgagttggatgTGTGACGGAGtctttctgtgccaaaaatactcttCCAAATCCTCATAAACTTCATGGTCTTTTTTTCAAGTATGTGCCTGTGTGACATCAGAAAGGTCTAAATTCCTTGTACGGGCACTTCTCCCGGAAGAGCGCGTGCGCACACGTCGACCGGAGCGAGAAAGCAAGAGCGTTCGGCTTTACGGAAGTCGTCGGCAGCGCTGCACAGGTCACAGGACTTCacgaaatcaacaatgtcaacaaagaagtgtgtttttggttgtgagggaaagataaccttgcttcccaaagaaccccgTGTACGTGGAGCTAAGAGTTTTGTGCTCATGCATTACATTAATTTGCTTTtgatatttgttattataataaccatagaaactgatagtcgcaatcacttttttattggttaaaatgaatataGAATATCCTGTGTTTTTCCGTGGCTGCTCGAGCCTTTAGGATCAGCGcttatggtttcataaacaaggcccagttctaagctggatttacagattgtttgaaactgaaagatggagcggtcACAGCGGTAATGATTCCGGTCATGAGCAGTTGGTGAGTAAAATtgcttcaaatgtctgttttgttggcaataggcgcctgagtgcatataatgtaaacaacacgaacatagtgaattcataaattcattattcatcattcactatacgctatattcattatagtgattcaaaagttatccagggataatgtgatggtgtattgtgtgtgtgtgtttaaatacagttgtttagctgaccatttATGGCTTGCAGACAATCGCTACACAAAAGCTGCGCGTGCTCGTCACTCTTTAGCTCCGCTCACACGGCACGCCTCAAGACGCTTGGTTGTTTTCGGAAATACTTGGTACAgcgtatgtatcttttataaatatgataaaactaaagacatttttttggagatatgaaggatgcactactaggtactcaagattaacatgagattggcagaaactgtgtgtgatccCCCCCTTTAAGTAGttggttataaaaaataatgttattaaatctcattgatttacataACCAGCTACcagaatttcatcttactttttggccatataaaaAACAACATCTGCACAAAATTGCATGATTTTGATCAGTTTGGGcctctgaatattttttttttttccttaagccTGAGCTTCATAGTATCACAATTTATGgaccataaaagcctgatgtatcaaatatgatatgaaacataaaacacataacTTTTTACAGTTTCAActgtaccatttttttttttaaaaaattaaaaagatttttgtGTCAGGTTTTATAAGGTTAACTAAGATCCACATTCAGTGTTTTATCACTGAAGAgtatttgtgttcattttgtaaaattcacatttacaATGAATCTTGTGTGACAATGTCCAGTTCAAAACAGAACGAAATTTATGGCATAATCTATAAGGTATAAAACACTTGTGGtatcattatattatttgtttatagTTTATTGAAACCGTTGTGATGTAAGAAAACCGACTGACGCACATAACAAAGTTTGTTTTAGAGTTATATTTATTCAGTCAGCTCAGGTAAAAACATACACATTCATTGACTGAGACTCTTTGGTACTCTTTGGTCCAGATTCTTCAACCCTAGCTCAACCCAAATCATGTCAATCATATTACAACCTGAATCACCAACACAAGGCAAATTCTTtggaaataaaaattatttaagtaCAAATGATGATATTGGTGCTTATAATAGGTAGTGTACTCATAAActatacattttttaagatgttttgttttaaattcatcaTGTGGTCTTGTCTGAACTGAAAATAATCTAAAATGGCATTTTGCTAGATAGCTTGTAAACATTAAATagagttttttagcttttactTTAAGATAAAACAAGGCACTTGGAATTGGTACCACTGATGGCATCTAGTGAACGTTTTGGTTTTGTGTTTCTCAGATGCAGTGTCCACTGCAGTGCAACAGTTAGTCACATTAAAACAGTTACTTCCACCTCAACCAATCTTATTCCTCACATTTACTCAACATCAATGTAATGTAGCGTCGTCTGTTCAATCCCTAACTCTCTCCTCCAGCGCCCTCAGCTCTCCTTCCACTTGTGCAGGTAGATCAGCTCCAACCTGCTGGGTGAAGTAGGTCCGAAGCTCCTGTGTTTCCTTTTGCCAGAAGGGTTTGGGCAGGTCAAAGAGGGCACCCATATCGATGTTCCCACCCAGGCCTTCTGTGTTTATGGCACCCTTTTGTGGAATCCATCCCACAATGCTCTTGGTGGCAGCCTCTTCTTCACTGGTACGGCCACATCGTTTGAAGATCCACTCGAGGACACGGGCATTCTCTCCAAACCCTGGCCACAGGAAAGAGCCGGTCTTCTGATCTTTCCGGAACCAGTTGACATGGAAGATCTTAGGAAGCTGGGTCGGGCCTTTGCGCTTCTCCATACTCAGCCAGTGGGCCAGATAGTCGCCGAAGTTGTAGCCGAAGAAAGGACGCATTGCGAAGGGGTCATGCATGATTACTTTACCTAAGGAAAATGAGCCATATATATAGtcatttatgaaaaataacagTTTTGTTCAGTTTTTCACTAAGTATTTAAACTGTAGTGTACCATTTGTGTCCCCCTCTATTTATCATATGGAGAAATTAAAGTTTGTACCTTTATGTTCCGCAGCGGCCGTGGATTCAGATCTCATGGCTGCACCCACAAACACACCATGGCGCCAGTTAAATGACTCATACACCAAAGGCACACCTGGGACAAAAGACAGGTAGATATTATGTataacataaaaatgtttttgaaagaagtctattatgcatttatttgaaaaataattgttctattttgtttaaatattttaaaatgtaattcatttttgtgatgcaaagttgaattttcagcatccatTACTTCAGTGGACACcactggcctcactaacacctcttccagcagcaacctagttttcccaggaggtgtcccatccaggtactgaccaggctcaaccctgcttagcttcagagGGTGATCAGACTAGAGCTGCAGAGTGATAGCTGCTGGCTCTTTTACAAGTTCGCCTGCCCATTCAATCTTAATTGTTAATAGTACTCAAACTTGGCTTGCTGTCCTCGAAGGAGGCTCAAACACGAGGCTAAACCCTCCTATAACAGTACTGTGCAGAGAGAGAATTAGAGAAATAGAGGAGGAGAGATGCTGGAAGAATTGTTGCTGGGATGACACAGTGACTGCTGCTTATATACACTcgtaatgatgattgacaggactgaATGTTTAGGCTCCTCCCGAACCTACGTTTGGAACTACTTAAATGGTACTATATGGTATAACGATATCTTGGTATAAAGGTTTTGATTCAGTGACACCCACCTTCTGGTCTTCTGCCACCAAATACAATGGCATCAATAGGGACGCCCTCATCACTCTCCCAGAGTGGGTCTATGATAGGGCACTGGCCAGCAGGGGCACAAAACCTGGAGTTCGGGTGAGCGCACAGTGTAGAATCAcctgaaaaacaaaagaagaattAAAAGTTATATTTAGTGATGGGCAGATTGAGGCTTCCTGAAACACTGAAACAGTTGAAGCAAATCTGCCGTAATGTGTCGaggctttgaaacaatctggcacccgtctccacggtgacccctagtggtcagaacagtgtaaatgcagccaaacatgcataaaaacagcttttacaaaTTTATTGCAAATGtattattgaaagtaaaatctataaaatgcaattaactaatctaataagattaaatatagagtgtctgtataatatgtgttcttttataaattttcagggcttgttttgtttgttccatggctcaagctaaacagtctaataagagattaataactactattatttattttactaatactaatgtctaattaaaacatctacaaatgtataaaactaatcagagatcaggtaaaacccatagacacttgttcaatggAGATCTCACAGAGATCATTGCCCTCTACTGGTGAACCAAtgaaatttcgaactgtttcaaaacatttcataacAGTAATGACATAAGGAAGcccatgtgactttggcagtttgatacacaatctgaatcactgattcgaaacaaaagattcattaaTCTTTGAATctttatgaagcagtgttttgaacttgcccatcactagatatatatttttatataaaatcatatatatgtgtgtttttatatcaattcttatatttataaattctctttatatattaattaatgtttcttaagaatttttagatgtGTTGTAAAAAATGCCTTTACTAATAAATGGTCTTACCATACTTCCAAGATTTCCCGTGCCAGTCTGTGAGTTTGATTCCTGGTGCAGGTGGATCCAGACCCTCCCACCAAACACCCCCATCACTGGTCTCTCCTACGTTAGTGAACACTGTGTTACTGGAGATGGTTGCCATGGCATGAGGGTTGGTCTTAAGGGACGTCCCCGGGGCAACTCCAAAGAAACCATTCTCTGGATTAATAGCTCTGAGTTTACCTGGTGAAGAGAGTCAAAATACACCACCGTTTGtattgaaaacatttatttataatcatAAACATCAATATTCCCATCAACAGATTCCTCACGTTATACATTAATACACTATACTGTAAACCTGTCCCTGAGCAActgttttttatagttttttgtTTGCTGAACCATGcaattatttctattttaattaattCTCTCTTTGCTGCCCAATAAAAGTGCTAAAATAAGAGATATGGTGTCATTTTCTGGCTGCCTGTAAACCCACACTTGTGTCAATAATTGCATATGCTGTCTAGGACAAGTCATATTTCTCACCCTGACTGTCAAATTTCATCCAGGCGATGTCATCGCCCACACACTCAACCTTCCAGCCTGGCAGTGCTGGTTTCATCATGGCCAGGTTAGTTTTCCCACAAGCGCTCGGGAACGCTGCTGCAATGTACCGTTTTACTCCTTGAGGATTTGTGATTCCGAGAATCTGGAGGGAAGAGAAACAGTGACGAGTATCAACatcatgttttataaatgaataCTCCAGCTAAGAGAGTAGTACATCAGTAAGATGATTGTTGTACACTCGCAAACAAGATCCAGGATTTTGTATGGTTTTCCATCATACCAGCATGTGTTCGGCCAACCAGCCTTCGTCTTTGGCGATGCGTGAGGCGATACGAAGAGCAAAGCACTTCTTTCCAAGGAGCGAGTTTCCACCGTAACCACTGCCGAAGGATAAGATCTGCCTGGTGTCTGGGAGATGTGAGATCAACACCTTCTCTGGGTTACAAGGCCAGCTGTTTACTAAAGGAGCTGTACGGGAAGAACAGAGAAAGCGATATagataagaaaaataaacatgtgtatattttatatatattatatatatatatatatatatatagatatatacagctctggaaaaaattaagagaccactccatgttcagaaatcaatgttaagtggtctcttaattttttccagagctatatatatatatatatatatatatatatatatatatatatatatatatatatatatatatatatatatatatatatatatatatatatatatatatatatatatatatatatatatatatatatagtccaaaagtttggaaccactaagatttttaatgtttttataagaagtttcgtctgctcaccaaggctacatttatttaattaaaaatacagttaaaaacagtaatattgtgaaatattattacaatttaaaataactgtgtactatttaaatatatttcacaaagtaatttattcctgtgatgcaaagctgaattttcagcatcgttactccagtcttcagtgtcacatgatccttcagaaatcattctaatatgctgatctgctgctcaagaaacatttaatgtgtacaattgtacaaaatatttgtgtacaatattttttttcaggattatttgatgaatagaaagttcaaaagaacagtgtttatatatatatatatatatatatgtatatcaaagaatcctgaaaaaaaacgtatcttggtttctacaaaaatattaagcagcacaaactgataatttaaactgataataataagaaatgttatttGAGAACCAACTcagcatattagactgatttctgaaggatcatattttaaaatatattaaaagagTAACCtgttattttaaaactttttttttacttattattgatcaaataaatacagcctttgtgagcataagagacttcttacaaaaaaaaattaaaaagtctTAACAACCTCAGACTTTTGAAAGGTTGTGTAAATAGCCAAATAATatcataaataatgtaaaaaaaaaaaaaaaaaaaaaaagacaaaatagaTAATTTGAAGGAATTGGTGAAATTTAAAGTTTCATTTGATGGACCgaatcacatttacatttaatctgACATTAAAATAA
The nucleotide sequence above comes from Chanodichthys erythropterus isolate Z2021 chromosome 23, ASM2448905v1, whole genome shotgun sequence. Encoded proteins:
- the pck2 gene encoding phosphoenolpyruvate carboxykinase [GTP], mitochondrial — protein: MSCLLLGVLRRRNAISTASVGARSLASIPSLPSSVADFVSGAVAECKPAKVHVVTGTLEETADILANLEKEGMVKKLSKYENCWLARTDPKDVARVESKTVIVTKSQRDTIPIPAGGAKSQLGSWMSEGDFQKAREDRFPGCMAGRTMYVIPFSMGPVNSSLAKFGVQVTDSPYVVASMGIMTRMGTPVLEKLAEGAEFVRCQHSLGRPLPLKAPLVNSWPCNPEKVLISHLPDTRQILSFGSGYGGNSLLGKKCFALRIASRIAKDEGWLAEHMLILGITNPQGVKRYIAAAFPSACGKTNLAMMKPALPGWKVECVGDDIAWMKFDSQGKLRAINPENGFFGVAPGTSLKTNPHAMATISSNTVFTNVGETSDGGVWWEGLDPPAPGIKLTDWHGKSWKYGDSTLCAHPNSRFCAPAGQCPIIDPLWESDEGVPIDAIVFGGRRPEGVPLVYESFNWRHGVFVGAAMRSESTAAAEHKGKVIMHDPFAMRPFFGYNFGDYLAHWLSMEKRKGPTQLPKIFHVNWFRKDQKTGSFLWPGFGENARVLEWIFKRCGRTSEEEAATKSIVGWIPQKGAINTEGLGGNIDMGALFDLPKPFWQKETQELRTYFTQQVGADLPAQVEGELRALEERVRD